The DNA window TCGGGCAATCTGACGACCCAATATCCGCAGGCGGTCGGCTGGGCGATGGCGAGCGCCGCCAAAGGCGATACGCGGATCGCGGCAACATGGTGCGGGGAAGGATCGACGGCGGAAGGCGACTTCCATTCCGCCTGCACCTTCGCCAGCGTATACCGTGCGCCGGTCATCATGAATATCGTGAATAACCAGTGGGCTATCAGCAGCTTTTCAGGTTTCGCGGGAGCCGAATCGACGACTTTTGCCGCGCGCGCCGTCGGCTATGGCATCGCGGGCCTGCGCGTCGACGGCAATGACGTGCTGGCGGTCTATGCCGCGACGCGCTGGGCCGCCGACAGGGCGCGGGCCAATGGCGGGCCGACGCTGATCGAGCATTTCACCTATCGCGTCGAAGGGCACAGCACGTCCGACGATCCGACCGCCTATCGCTCCGCCGAAGAAAGCAGCCTGTGGCCGCTTGGCGACCCGATCGCGCGGCTGAAGCAGCATTGCATCGCCATCGGTATCTGGGACGAGGAACGGCACGCGGCGATGGACAGGGAACTGGCCGAACTGGTCCGCGATGCCGCGCGCGAGGCGGAGAAGAACGGCATATTGGGCCACGGCCTGCATCATCCGATGGAAAGCATGTTCGAGGACGTGTTCGAGGAGATGCCCTGGCATCTTCAGGAACAGAAGCAGCAGATGCTCGACGAATGGAAGGCGGCTGGCCTGTGAGCGAAACGAACGAAACCGATGCCGTGAGCACCATCATAACGCAGGACGAGGCCCGCGCCGACACGCAGCAGATGAACATGATCCAGGCGATCAACAGCGCGCTGGATGTGATGATGGATCGCGATCCCGATGTGGTCGTGATGGGCGAGGATGTCGGCTATTTCGGCGGGGTGTTCCGTGCGACGGCGGGGCTTCAGCAGAAATATGGCAAGAACCGCGTGTTCGATACGCCCATCACCGAATGCGGCATCATCGGGGTGGCAGTGGGGATGGGCGCCTATGGCCTGCGCCCGGTGCCGGAAATCCAGTTCGCCGATTATATCTATCCCGCGCTCGACCAGTTGGTGAGCGAGGCGGCGCGGCTGCGTTACCGTTCGGCGGGCGAGTTCATATCGCCGATGACGGTGCGGTCGCCTTTCGGCGGCGGCATCTTCGGCGGGCAGACGCACAGCCAGTCGCCCGAAGGCATCTTCACCCATGTGTCGGGCGTGAAGACGGTGATTCCTTCGACCCCCTATGACGCCAAGGGGCTGCTGATCGCCGCCATCGAGGATAATGATCCGACAATCTTCTTCGAGCCGAAGCGTATCTATAATGGCCCGTTCGACGGCCATTACGATACCCCGGCGAAGAGCTGGGCGGGGCACCCCGACGCGCAGGTGCCGACAGGATATTACAGGATACCGCTGGGCAAGGCCCGAACCGCGCGGGCGGGCGGGGCGCTTACCATCCTGTGCTACGGCACGATGGTGCATGTGGTCGAAAATACGGTCGCGGCGATGGGTGTCGATGCGGAG is part of the Sphingobium amiense genome and encodes:
- a CDS encoding alpha-ketoacid dehydrogenase subunit beta; its protein translation is MNMIQAINSALDVMMDRDPDVVVMGEDVGYFGGVFRATAGLQQKYGKNRVFDTPITECGIIGVAVGMGAYGLRPVPEIQFADYIYPALDQLVSEAARLRYRSAGEFISPMTVRSPFGGGIFGGQTHSQSPEGIFTHVSGVKTVIPSTPYDAKGLLIAAIEDNDPTIFFEPKRIYNGPFDGHYDTPAKSWAGHPDAQVPTGYYRIPLGKARTARAGGALTILCYGTMVHVVENTVAAMGVDAEIVDLRTLVPLDIEAIEESVRKTGRCLIVHEATRTSGFGAELLAQVQERCFYYLEAPIERVTGFDTPYPHSLEWAYFPGPVRIREAITKIMKD
- a CDS encoding 3-methyl-2-oxobutanoate dehydrogenase (2-methylpropanoyl-transferring) subunit alpha, which gives rise to MSDPTGFDSGEGQGARNLPPLKLHVPEPPARPGEAADFTHFEIPPVGAQPRPDEAAAPADMRDLAYGLVRVLDEDGQTAGPWNPKLPPETLLKMLRAMALTRAFDGRMFRAQRQGKTSFYMKSTGEEAVSIGAALALARDDMCFPSYRQQGILIARDWPLVDMINQIYSNKGDRLKGRQLPIMYSARDAGFFSISGNLTTQYPQAVGWAMASAAKGDTRIAATWCGEGSTAEGDFHSACTFASVYRAPVIMNIVNNQWAISSFSGFAGAESTTFAARAVGYGIAGLRVDGNDVLAVYAATRWAADRARANGGPTLIEHFTYRVEGHSTSDDPTAYRSAEESSLWPLGDPIARLKQHCIAIGIWDEERHAAMDRELAELVRDAAREAEKNGILGHGLHHPMESMFEDVFEEMPWHLQEQKQQMLDEWKAAGL